From the Balearica regulorum gibbericeps isolate bBalReg1 chromosome 4, bBalReg1.pri, whole genome shotgun sequence genome, one window contains:
- the LOC104630115 gene encoding epigen isoform X4, with protein MAFGMLIYILLKAMGALSEESAITVSSLSTDLWNNWTKNNAEVDYTEQPKLLKLMQTCLEEHHSYCINGLCAFHSELRKPICKCLAGYNGERCEHLTLNSYARNSYERYIAVGIGVGILTSGILAIFYCYVRKRCRKLKSPYKVCMGETAL; from the exons ATGGCATTTGGAATGCTAATCTATATTTTGCTGAAAG CAATGGGGGCACTGAGTGAAGAGTCAGCGATTACTGTTTCATCCCTCAGCACAGACTTATGGAATAATTGGACAAAAAACAATGCTGaag TAGACTACACAGAGCAGCCCAAGCTCTTGAAGCTTATGCAGACCTGTCTTGAAGAACACCACAGCTATTGTATCAATGGGCTCTGTGCGTTCCACAGCGAACTGAGGAAACCCATATGCAA gtGCCTTGCGGGTTATAATGGAGAGAGATGTGAACATTTAACGCTAAATTCATACGCACGTAATTCTTACGAACGCTACATCGCTGTGGGAATTGGTGTAGGAATACTGACGAGCGGGATACTTGCCATCTTCTACTGCTACGTAAGAAAGAG ATGCAGGAAATTGAAATCACCCTACAAAGTCTGCATGGGCGAGACGGCGTTGTGA